The Spirosoma oryzicola genome has a window encoding:
- a CDS encoding ABC transporter ATP-binding protein, whose protein sequence is MDQQQPLLSTKALTIGYSRSRQVSRTVAKSLDVSLWPGQLVCLLGPNGAGKSTLMRTLAGLQDPLGGQIFVTGQELAQLSPTALAQKLSLVLAERVDTGNLLVRELVALGRTPHTGWFGNLTASDHEQVQNALEMTETLGFAHRRLHELSDGERQKVMLARALAQDTDLILLDEPTAHLDLPNRVEMMRLLHRLSRQTQKAILLSTHELDLALQTADKLWLLDAKGHLAVGAPEDLVLTGAFEITFAKEGFSFDRNTGTFTMHADEIGPTLHLTGDENLLFWTRRALYREGFIVGPSNEATCTITASNQSGRATWQYTMNGHDSVFFSITDLLASLQELKNNSVLTTKSVLKQ, encoded by the coding sequence ATGGACCAACAGCAACCCTTGTTAAGCACCAAGGCATTGACAATCGGCTACTCAAGGAGTCGGCAGGTCAGTCGAACGGTGGCCAAATCGCTGGATGTGAGTTTGTGGCCTGGTCAGTTGGTTTGTCTGCTGGGGCCGAACGGCGCGGGGAAGTCAACGCTGATGCGAACGCTGGCCGGTTTGCAGGACCCACTGGGAGGGCAGATTTTTGTTACGGGTCAGGAGTTAGCTCAATTAAGTCCCACAGCCTTGGCGCAGAAGCTGAGTTTGGTGCTGGCGGAGCGAGTCGATACCGGAAATCTGCTGGTTCGCGAATTGGTAGCGTTGGGCCGTACTCCGCATACGGGCTGGTTTGGAAACCTGACTGCATCCGATCACGAACAGGTACAAAACGCTCTGGAAATGACGGAGACGCTTGGGTTTGCTCATCGTCGTTTGCATGAGCTAAGCGATGGCGAACGGCAGAAGGTAATGCTCGCCCGTGCGCTGGCGCAGGATACCGACCTGATCCTACTGGACGAACCGACCGCTCACCTTGATTTACCGAATCGGGTGGAGATGATGCGGCTGCTACACCGATTGTCCCGCCAAACGCAGAAAGCGATTTTACTGTCAACGCACGAGCTGGATTTAGCCCTGCAAACGGCGGATAAACTCTGGCTGCTGGATGCAAAAGGCCATTTGGCTGTGGGTGCTCCGGAAGATTTGGTGCTGACGGGCGCTTTCGAAATTACGTTCGCAAAAGAAGGTTTTTCCTTTGACCGAAACACCGGGACATTCACGATGCATGCCGACGAAATAGGTCCGACACTACATCTCACTGGTGACGAAAACCTGCTTTTCTGGACTCGTCGGGCGCTTTATCGGGAAGGCTTCATCGTTGGGCCATCAAACGAAGCGACTTGTACAATTACCGCTTCCAATCAGAGCGGTAGGGCTACGTGGCAGTACACCATGAACGGTCATGATAGCGTCTTTTTCTCAATTACCGATCTATTGGCATCACTGCAAGAGCTGAAAAACAACTCGGTTCTTACGACAAAATCTGTTTTAAAACAGTAA
- a CDS encoding cob(I)yrinic acid a,c-diamide adenosyltransferase yields MKIYTTKGDKGTTGLFGGSRVDKDNVRIECIGTLDEANSTIGLLRVKLGVDHPWQPNLHKIQKDLMDMMSHLARPSDAKKENKNPMPEDGASFCEQWIDALEAAMSSPSDYFLLPGGNEISALCHVARTQIRRGERRLVSLRKTDEVNPAIPAYVNRLSDLFFTLARAEMDKAGVAEEKWQLFLYKRFKSEV; encoded by the coding sequence ATGAAAATATACACCACAAAAGGCGACAAAGGTACCACGGGGTTGTTTGGGGGGAGCCGGGTCGATAAAGATAACGTTCGTATTGAATGCATCGGAACGCTGGACGAAGCCAACTCAACAATCGGATTATTGCGCGTGAAGCTGGGTGTTGATCATCCGTGGCAGCCAAACCTGCACAAGATCCAGAAAGATTTGATGGATATGATGTCGCACCTGGCCCGGCCTTCCGACGCTAAAAAAGAAAATAAAAACCCGATGCCGGAAGATGGTGCTTCTTTCTGCGAGCAATGGATTGATGCACTGGAAGCTGCCATGTCGTCGCCATCGGATTATTTCCTATTGCCGGGAGGTAACGAAATATCCGCACTGTGTCACGTCGCGCGTACGCAGATCCGGCGGGGTGAACGGCGATTAGTCTCGCTGCGTAAAACCGATGAAGTGAATCCAGCCATTCCGGCTTACGTTAACCGACTTTCGGATCTATTTTTTACCCTGGCGCGGGCCGAAATGGACAAAGCTGGTGTAGCTGAAGAGAAATGGCAGCTTTTTTTGTACAAGCGCTTCAAGTCAGAAGTATAA
- a CDS encoding bifunctional adenosylcobinamide kinase/adenosylcobinamide-phosphate guanylyltransferase codes for MIIYISGGARSGKSRYAQERARQLSDSPVYVATAHIWDDEFGRRVERHRNERGPEWTTFESERDLNNLPLENQVVVIDCVTLWLTNLFMAFDNDIEQTLNAFKAEIDSLRQLSGTLLIISNEIGMGLHADTELGRKFTDLQGWANQYVATHADEAIFMVSGLPLYLKKNF; via the coding sequence ATGATCATTTACATATCGGGTGGAGCACGGAGCGGCAAAAGTCGGTATGCGCAGGAGCGTGCCCGCCAACTCAGCGATTCGCCGGTTTATGTGGCTACAGCCCACATCTGGGATGATGAATTTGGTCGGCGGGTAGAGCGGCACCGAAACGAACGAGGTCCTGAATGGACCACGTTTGAATCCGAACGCGATCTAAACAACCTGCCGCTGGAAAATCAGGTAGTAGTCATTGATTGCGTTACGCTTTGGCTCACCAATCTGTTTATGGCGTTTGACAATGATATAGAGCAAACGCTTAACGCGTTCAAGGCTGAAATTGATTCGCTACGTCAATTGTCAGGAACGCTTCTTATTATTTCAAATGAGATTGGTATGGGGCTACACGCGGATACCGAGCTTGGTCGAAAATTTACCGACTTGCAGGGTTGGGCCAATCAATACGTAGCAACGCACGCTGACGAAGCAATTTTCATGGTGTCGGGTTTGCCGCTATACTTGAAAAAGAATTTTTAA
- a CDS encoding nitroreductase family protein, with the protein MSQSIDTINQIIRSRRSIFPPDYIDKEVPRDVIETILENANYAPTHRLTQPWRFTIFRGDGLTKLADFMSETYRSNATPESFSEAKYEGTRNKVLKSSCVLAIVMEVHPDKVPEWEEVAAVSCAVENMWLTATALGVGAYWSSPSNLAALEAFLNLTPNQKCLGFFYMGYHQAKDKPAARKPIAEKLTWIES; encoded by the coding sequence ATGTCCCAATCAATCGACACGATCAACCAAATTATTCGTAGCCGTCGCAGCATTTTTCCGCCCGACTACATCGACAAAGAAGTTCCGCGTGACGTTATCGAAACCATTCTCGAAAACGCGAACTACGCACCCACGCATCGACTGACCCAGCCGTGGCGGTTTACCATTTTTCGGGGCGACGGATTAACCAAACTCGCCGATTTTATGAGCGAGACGTATCGGTCTAATGCGACTCCTGAATCGTTCTCGGAAGCAAAATACGAAGGGACACGGAACAAGGTGTTAAAGTCATCCTGCGTTCTTGCTATCGTGATGGAAGTACACCCTGATAAGGTGCCGGAGTGGGAAGAGGTGGCGGCTGTATCTTGCGCCGTCGAAAACATGTGGCTTACGGCAACAGCGTTGGGCGTTGGCGCTTACTGGAGTTCGCCCAGCAATCTGGCTGCTCTGGAAGCCTTTTTAAACCTAACACCTAACCAAAAGTGCCTTGGTTTTTTTTACATGGGTTACCATCAGGCGAAGGATAAACCAGCGGCTCGTAAACCAATTGCCGAAAAGCTGACCTGGATAGAAAGTTAA
- a CDS encoding AAA family ATPase: MSKFIITGGPGAGKSTLIEALRAAGFHCFDEISRQLIQQEVASGSQCLPWVDLDCFARLALKGMIADHKRASTFGQDQALFFDRAIPDIIAYLRVGDVPVDALFQQAVQQYPYQPTVFVAPPWEAIYVNDAERWQTFAESCALHDAIVETYQQLNFTLIELPRSSAADRVDFVLSTVSQYVPMSTGTRNSSTKLN; the protein is encoded by the coding sequence ATGTCTAAGTTTATCATTACGGGTGGACCGGGTGCCGGTAAAAGTACATTGATCGAAGCCTTGCGGGCTGCTGGTTTTCATTGTTTTGACGAAATATCCCGGCAGTTGATTCAGCAGGAAGTCGCGAGCGGAAGTCAGTGCCTACCCTGGGTCGACCTAGATTGTTTTGCCCGATTGGCCCTGAAGGGTATGATTGCCGATCATAAGCGGGCAAGCACATTCGGTCAGGATCAGGCACTGTTTTTTGACCGGGCTATTCCCGACATCATTGCGTATTTACGAGTGGGCGATGTACCAGTCGATGCCTTGTTTCAGCAGGCAGTTCAGCAGTATCCGTACCAACCCACGGTGTTCGTCGCTCCCCCCTGGGAAGCAATTTACGTCAATGATGCAGAACGCTGGCAGACCTTCGCCGAATCCTGCGCTTTGCATGACGCTATAGTGGAAACCTATCAGCAGCTGAACTTTACGTTGATTGAACTACCCCGGAGTTCCGCAGCGGACCGAGTCGATTTCGTTTTGTCTACCGTAAGCCAGTACGTTCCTATGTCGACAGGAACTCGTAATTCGTCCACCAAGTTAAATTGA
- the cbiB gene encoding adenosylcobinamide-phosphate synthase CbiB, whose amino-acid sequence MEKLVLVILPLLIGYVLDLLIGDPDNWPHPIRLFGSTIAFCERRLNRGPFRFEKGAALTITLCVLVYLFFYGLNQLLLIIHPVLFVLVNGLFVWYGLANNNLITEGRAVFRVLERDGIEAGRRQVSRIVGRDTSRLSAQQIRIAVLETMSENLSDGVIAPLFFYGLAGIPGMMTYKMINTLDSMIGYRSDRYEQFGKFAARLDDVANFIPARLTALLMGLVSGNRRGLRFSIHYGSLHKSPNAGYPEAALAGILNCRFGGPNVYHGVLVNKPYIGEQERLIEPTDIKRTSRINHFTCLLMVILVIVVHFVSNKYV is encoded by the coding sequence ATGGAAAAACTAGTATTGGTCATACTGCCGCTCCTCATCGGCTACGTACTGGATTTGCTGATCGGCGACCCCGACAACTGGCCCCACCCGATCCGACTGTTTGGCTCGACCATTGCCTTTTGTGAACGTCGACTCAACCGGGGCCCCTTCCGATTTGAAAAAGGCGCTGCGCTAACCATCACATTATGCGTTCTGGTCTACCTGTTTTTCTACGGACTGAATCAACTGTTGCTAATTATTCACCCCGTCCTATTTGTGCTCGTCAATGGGCTTTTTGTCTGGTACGGCCTGGCGAACAACAACCTGATTACCGAAGGTAGAGCCGTCTTTCGGGTACTGGAACGGGATGGGATTGAAGCGGGGCGTCGGCAGGTTTCGCGGATCGTTGGGCGAGACACGTCACGGTTAAGCGCCCAGCAAATACGGATTGCCGTGCTCGAAACCATGTCCGAAAACCTGAGTGACGGTGTTATCGCTCCTCTCTTCTTCTACGGGCTAGCGGGTATTCCGGGCATGATGACGTACAAAATGATCAATACGCTGGATTCGATGATCGGCTACCGTAGCGACCGTTACGAGCAATTCGGTAAGTTTGCCGCCCGGCTGGACGACGTTGCCAACTTTATTCCGGCCCGATTGACCGCTTTGCTGATGGGCTTAGTCAGTGGAAACCGGCGCGGACTTCGATTTTCTATCCACTATGGTAGTCTACATAAGAGCCCAAACGCCGGTTATCCCGAAGCGGCTTTAGCGGGTATTCTCAACTGCCGATTTGGGGGTCCGAATGTATACCACGGCGTTTTAGTGAACAAACCGTATATCGGCGAACAGGAGCGATTGATCGAGCCAACTGATATCAAGCGCACCAGCCGAATCAATCACTTCACCTGCTTGCTCATGGTCATCTTGGTGATTGTCGTCCATTTCGTGAGTAACAAATATGTCTAA
- a CDS encoding pyridoxal phosphate-dependent aminotransferase encodes MLHGHGDDSYRYSRTITADFSTNVWYGGEPKGLKEYLFSQWATINRYPEVLAESLANQVAEHHQVTPKQVLINSGTTESIYLIAQAFAGQTTTIVAPAFAEYEDACRMFQHRLTFLDWNTLSDLPALTSDLVFICTPNNPTGAIFRQLTDWMGKNPQTLFVIDEAFIEFTRELDTAIGLLDQFDNLLVMRSLTKAYAIPGLRLGYVAGKPERIDQLKACKQPWTVNAMALAAGRFIFEQFEQCQLPLDQLLADKAHFVQQLRQNDQLHVFDSATHFFLVETSKGTAAQLKAFLLEKYGLLIRDASNFRGLGAGHFRVCTLSPDKNALLINALSEWKN; translated from the coding sequence ATGCTGCACGGACATGGCGACGATAGCTACCGCTATTCGCGCACGATTACAGCCGACTTTAGTACCAATGTGTGGTATGGCGGTGAGCCTAAAGGTCTTAAAGAATACCTGTTCAGTCAATGGGCAACCATCAACCGATATCCGGAAGTACTGGCCGAGAGTCTGGCTAATCAGGTCGCCGAACACCACCAGGTGACGCCAAAGCAAGTACTCATCAACAGTGGTACCACCGAAAGCATCTATTTGATTGCTCAGGCATTTGCCGGTCAGACGACCACGATTGTAGCGCCCGCCTTCGCCGAGTACGAAGATGCCTGCCGGATGTTTCAGCACAGGCTGACCTTCCTCGACTGGAATACACTTTCCGATCTGCCGGCATTGACGAGCGATTTAGTCTTTATCTGTACGCCCAACAACCCAACGGGAGCCATTTTTAGGCAACTGACCGACTGGATGGGAAAAAATCCGCAGACCCTTTTTGTGATCGATGAAGCGTTCATCGAATTCACCCGTGAGCTTGATACCGCAATTGGGTTACTCGACCAGTTTGATAACCTGCTCGTCATGCGGTCATTGACAAAAGCCTACGCGATTCCGGGTCTTCGACTGGGTTACGTTGCTGGTAAGCCGGAACGTATAGATCAGCTCAAAGCTTGTAAACAGCCCTGGACGGTCAACGCGATGGCACTGGCTGCGGGGCGATTTATTTTTGAACAGTTCGAGCAGTGTCAATTGCCTTTGGATCAACTCCTGGCTGACAAAGCCCATTTCGTTCAGCAATTGCGTCAGAATGATCAGCTCCACGTATTTGACAGCGCTACGCATTTTTTTCTGGTGGAAACAAGCAAGGGAACAGCAGCCCAGTTAAAAGCTTTCTTGCTCGAAAAGTACGGTCTGCTTATTCGAGACGCTAGTAATTTTCGGGGTTTGGGAGCGGGTCATTTTCGAGTCTGCACCCTCTCTCCTGATAAAAACGCCCTGCTGATCAACGCCCTGTCCGAATGGAAAAACTAG
- a CDS encoding type II toxin-antitoxin system VapC family toxin — translation MDYLADTQVFIWAIVSPEKLKPIVQNILQTNTIWVSQISLFEIAIKQRINKLPELSLPVEALISQLYRDGFQLMPLRNTHIAAYESIPLFANHRDPFDRLLIASALEENLTIISADEQFREYVPQIRLLEA, via the coding sequence ATGGATTATTTAGCCGATACACAGGTTTTTATATGGGCAATTGTCAGCCCGGAAAAGTTAAAGCCGATTGTTCAAAACATTTTACAGACAAACACAATTTGGGTTAGTCAGATAAGCTTATTTGAAATTGCGATCAAGCAGAGAATTAATAAGTTACCTGAACTCTCTTTGCCTGTAGAAGCTTTGATTAGCCAGCTTTATCGCGATGGTTTTCAGTTAATGCCACTCCGTAACACGCACATTGCGGCTTACGAATCCATTCCCTTATTCGCTAATCACCGCGACCCTTTCGATCGACTCCTGATAGCCTCTGCTCTGGAAGAAAATTTAACTATCATATCCGCCGACGAACAGTTTCGGGAATACGTTCCCCAAATTCGGCTACTTGAAGCTTAG
- a CDS encoding cobyric acid synthase has product MRKLRPIMFVGTASDVGKSVITAGFCRIFKQDGYQPAPFKAQNMSLNSYATPDGLEIGRAQAVQAEAAGIACHTDMNPVLLKPTNDNSSQVILNGKPIGNQSAYDYFMGNNRAELFTAVKQAFDRLSNQYSPVVMEGAGSISELNLKHRDITNLRMAQHAGAATYLIGDIDRGGLFGSVYGTIALLTPEERSLIKGIIVNKFRGDARLFEDGRRMLEELTGVPVVGVLPYFRDIFIEQEDSVSLEQKFRSTVAGKVNVAVVLLKRLSNFTDFDRLERDPRVNLFYSNQPDELRKADIVILPGSKNTIEDLLTLKNNGVASAIVSAHKDGKTVIGICGGYQMMGERIDDPDHLESAIESIPGLGLLPVRTVLQHTKTTQQRQFTYQQQTARCVGYEIHMGETTVLGTSNPVAYLDNGLADGYRHSHRCWGTYLHGILDNDVVINDLLTDYSTQQSESPFDFQKFKDQQYDRLADVIRANVDMDQVYATLHV; this is encoded by the coding sequence ATGCGTAAGCTTCGTCCTATTATGTTTGTCGGTACGGCGTCCGACGTTGGCAAAAGCGTTATCACGGCGGGGTTCTGCCGCATTTTCAAACAGGACGGCTATCAGCCTGCCCCGTTCAAAGCCCAGAATATGTCGCTGAACAGCTACGCAACCCCCGATGGCCTCGAAATTGGTCGGGCGCAGGCGGTTCAGGCCGAAGCGGCTGGCATTGCCTGTCATACCGATATGAATCCGGTATTATTGAAGCCAACAAACGACAATAGTTCGCAGGTCATCCTCAATGGCAAGCCCATTGGCAATCAGTCCGCTTACGATTATTTCATGGGAAACAACCGGGCTGAACTCTTTACCGCTGTTAAGCAGGCGTTTGACCGATTGAGCAACCAGTATTCGCCCGTGGTGATGGAGGGAGCGGGTAGTATTTCGGAGTTAAATTTAAAACACCGCGACATTACCAACCTGCGTATGGCGCAGCACGCGGGCGCGGCAACGTACCTGATTGGCGACATCGACCGGGGCGGATTATTCGGCAGTGTTTACGGCACCATCGCTCTGCTGACGCCAGAGGAACGTTCACTTATCAAGGGTATTATTGTCAACAAATTTCGGGGAGATGCTCGCTTGTTTGAAGACGGACGCCGGATGCTGGAAGAACTGACCGGTGTTCCAGTCGTGGGCGTATTACCTTACTTTCGGGATATTTTTATCGAGCAGGAAGATTCAGTTTCATTGGAACAGAAATTTCGATCTACGGTAGCCGGAAAAGTAAACGTAGCGGTCGTTTTGTTGAAACGCTTATCCAATTTTACAGACTTCGACCGATTGGAACGCGATCCACGCGTCAACCTGTTTTATTCAAACCAACCCGACGAACTCCGCAAAGCCGATATTGTTATCTTACCGGGTAGTAAAAACACCATTGAGGATTTGTTAACGCTGAAAAATAACGGCGTAGCCTCCGCCATTGTGTCGGCCCACAAAGACGGCAAAACGGTGATTGGGATATGTGGTGGCTATCAGATGATGGGCGAACGTATTGACGACCCTGATCATTTGGAAAGTGCTATTGAGTCTATTCCCGGCTTAGGCCTACTGCCCGTTCGAACCGTTTTGCAACATACAAAAACGACGCAGCAACGCCAGTTCACCTACCAGCAGCAAACGGCTCGTTGCGTAGGGTATGAAATACACATGGGCGAGACAACGGTGCTTGGTACATCCAATCCGGTAGCGTACCTGGACAATGGATTGGCGGACGGCTACCGGCACAGCCATCGCTGTTGGGGTACGTATCTGCATGGCATTTTGGATAACGACGTTGTTATAAACGATCTACTGACCGACTATTCGACGCAACAATCAGAATCCCCGTTCGATTTTCAGAAATTTAAAGACCAGCAATATGACCGGCTGGCGGATGTGATTCGGGCGAACGTCGATATGGACCAGGTGTACGCGACTCTTCACGTATGA
- a CDS encoding putative cobaltochelatase translates to MIYPFSALVGQPRLKQALLLCAVDPGIGGVLVRGDKGTAKSTAVRGLSAVMPPILRVAGSLFNCLPNEPLDACQACQQPNWQTEEVAVPFVNLPLGATEDRVLGSLDLEGVLVERKKKLQPGLLASAHQGILYIDEVNLLADHLIDSLLDVAAMGVNTVQRDGLSVNHPARFMLIGTMNPEEGNLRPQFLDRFGLVVDVTAPRDAAERTEVVRRRIAFEADPVLFVNQWDNEQKAIARQIQQARQLLPEVRMTDGLLTFISQLCTQLNVASLRADIVLYKTALTLVALAGRTDVTADDIRQAAELALPHRHRKKPAEENRQFENQLDELQPPSDAPHQPQPKKNNDQSETAPQSPNGNSSQSDESSRDESQQEQVFGVLPVLSTPSLVTETNVSQQPTVTGRRNPVTNAPRGSFVRAVPDQRPTDLAVSATLQSAIHRGDDEWKITRDDLHQSVRVGKTGNLILFVVDASGSMAASRRMEAVKGSVVSLLTDAYQHRDRVGVIAFRGVESQLLLAPTRDIEQAEQALQNLPTGGRTPLPHALQMTAELVESLQKSDKRQPFVVILSDGKANVPLPGGGDAWQQTIRLANQLRDQSLSTLVIDTDTDYLRLGRARELAQALGAECVALDDLTADTITKTVSSRLNL, encoded by the coding sequence ATGATTTACCCGTTTTCGGCCCTCGTCGGTCAGCCCAGGCTCAAACAAGCCCTTCTTTTGTGCGCGGTCGATCCGGGTATTGGCGGGGTACTGGTCCGGGGCGACAAGGGTACTGCTAAAAGCACGGCTGTTCGCGGCTTGTCAGCAGTGATGCCGCCTATTTTACGTGTAGCCGGTTCTCTCTTTAACTGTCTGCCTAACGAGCCATTGGATGCGTGTCAGGCGTGTCAGCAGCCCAACTGGCAAACGGAAGAGGTAGCCGTTCCGTTTGTTAACCTACCGCTCGGGGCAACCGAAGACCGGGTGTTGGGTAGTCTGGATTTAGAAGGTGTGTTGGTAGAACGGAAAAAGAAATTACAGCCGGGTTTATTGGCTTCGGCTCATCAGGGTATCCTGTACATTGACGAAGTGAACCTGCTAGCCGATCATCTGATCGACAGTTTGCTCGACGTGGCGGCTATGGGTGTCAACACGGTTCAGCGGGACGGTTTGTCGGTGAATCATCCGGCCCGGTTTATGCTGATCGGAACGATGAACCCCGAAGAAGGCAACCTTCGCCCTCAATTTCTCGACCGGTTTGGATTAGTAGTCGATGTAACGGCTCCCCGCGATGCTGCCGAGCGAACCGAAGTCGTTCGACGTCGTATTGCCTTTGAAGCCGATCCCGTGCTATTTGTCAATCAGTGGGATAATGAACAAAAGGCTATAGCGCGTCAGATTCAGCAGGCTCGCCAGTTGTTACCCGAAGTACGCATGACCGACGGGTTACTGACGTTCATTAGTCAGCTGTGTACGCAGTTGAACGTCGCCAGTCTACGGGCCGATATTGTCTTGTACAAAACAGCTTTGACACTAGTGGCTCTAGCGGGGCGCACCGATGTAACAGCGGACGACATTCGGCAAGCGGCTGAGCTGGCTCTCCCCCACCGGCATCGAAAAAAACCAGCGGAAGAGAATCGACAGTTCGAAAACCAGCTGGATGAACTACAGCCGCCATCGGATGCCCCCCACCAACCACAACCTAAAAAAAACAACGATCAATCGGAAACAGCTCCACAATCGCCCAACGGTAATTCATCACAAAGCGACGAATCATCTCGTGACGAATCACAGCAGGAACAGGTTTTTGGCGTGCTGCCTGTCCTGAGTACGCCATCGCTGGTTACCGAAACAAACGTCAGTCAGCAACCCACTGTGACTGGACGACGTAATCCAGTTACGAATGCGCCACGCGGTTCGTTCGTGCGAGCGGTCCCCGATCAGCGACCAACGGATCTTGCAGTATCAGCTACCTTGCAGAGCGCAATACACCGGGGAGACGATGAGTGGAAAATCACCCGTGACGATCTGCATCAGAGTGTGCGAGTCGGAAAAACAGGTAACCTGATTTTGTTTGTGGTCGATGCGTCCGGGTCGATGGCTGCCAGCCGCCGGATGGAAGCTGTCAAAGGGAGTGTAGTAAGTCTATTGACCGACGCTTACCAGCACCGCGATCGTGTGGGCGTTATTGCTTTTCGGGGAGTAGAATCGCAGCTACTATTAGCCCCTACCCGCGATATTGAGCAGGCTGAGCAGGCGCTACAGAACCTGCCAACGGGCGGACGAACGCCATTACCACACGCCTTACAAATGACTGCCGAACTGGTGGAATCGCTCCAAAAATCGGACAAGAGACAGCCTTTCGTGGTCATTTTAAGCGATGGTAAAGCGAATGTACCCTTACCCGGCGGTGGTGATGCCTGGCAACAAACAATTCGACTGGCCAACCAGCTTCGTGATCAATCGCTATCGACTCTGGTTATTGACACGGACACTGATTACCTGCGATTGGGTCGGGCGCGGGAGTTGGCTCAGGCTCTAGGCGCGGAGTGCGTAGCGCTGGACGATCTGACCGCAGACACGATAACCAAGACGGTATCCTCACGGCTTAACCTATGA